The nucleotide sequence AGCCCATAGGAGCGCCTCCCATCCCTTATCCATACAAAAAGAGAGCCTTTCGGCTCTCTCTTCCTTACTCCGCAGTGAACGGCAAAAGCGCAATGTTGCGCGCGCGCTTGATTGCGAGCGTCACCTGGCGCTGATGCTTCGCGCAGTTGCCCGAAATGCGGCGCGGCAGGATCTTGCCGCGCTCCGTGATGAAACGGCGCAGCTTCGCGACATCCTTATAGTCGATGACATCCACCTTGTCCACGCAGAACGTGCAAACCTTGCGGCGCGAACGTCTGCCTCTGTCACGTCTGATCAAATCAATTCCCTCCCCTGTTTAGAATGGGATTTCCTCATCGGGTATGGAAGGGCCGAAGGACTCCTGTCCGGCAGGCGGCTGATGGCTCGGCGCACTGCTCTGCATCGGCGTGCCCGGCGCACCCGCGCCCTGCGGACGCGAGCCGGCGAACTCGATGTCGTTTGCGACGACTTCCGTCACATAGCGCTTCGAGCCGTCCTGCGCATCGTAGCTTCTCGCCTGCAGACGCCCCTCGACGAGGATGCGGCTGCCTTTCGTCAGGTAGTTGCCGCAGAACTCCGCGAGCTTCTCCCATGCGACGATGGAAATGAAGTCTGCCGACGGCTGCTGCCCGTCGTTCGCCTTGCCGAAGCGGCGGTTCACGGCGAGCGAAAACGAAGCGACCGCCTTGCCGCTCTGCGTGTAACGCACCTCGGGATCGCGGGCGAGATTTCCGGTCAAAAGCACCTTGTTCATGGCATTTCCTCCCTCAGCTTACTCTGCCTCGCCGGCTTCCGGCTCGGCCGCAGCCTTCTCGCCGGCTGCGATGAGCTCCTCCGCGCGCACGATCATGTGCTTCAGAAGATCGTCGGTGATCTTCATGACGCGGTCACACTCCTTCATGCAGGCAGGCTCAGCCGTGACATTGAGCAAGCAGTAGTAGCCGTCCGTGTAATCCTTGATCTCATACACCAGACGCTTCTTGCCCCAACGGTCTTCCTTGTCGATCATGCCGCCGTTCGTCTGAATCAGCTTGACGAACTTCTCGATAACAGCGTTCGTCGCTTCCTCCTCCATCGGCTTCACGATAAAGATAACCTCGTATTTTCTCACAAAAACACCTCCTCTATGGTCTGTGGCTCCCTCGGGAGCAGGGAAGGCTCAAAATGAGGGAAGCGCTGATAAAATGAGGTCGCCCAGATTTGCACAGATGCGCTGGTTCTATCGAGGAGACAAACCACAGGCGTAGCGGTGCTACGTCGAGGATTTGTCGACGAAGAGAGGACAGCGCAGATGTGTGAAGATGGGCGGCTGAATTTATCAGTGATTCCTAAATATTCGAACCAACTGTCCTGTGACTGAATGATTATATCATAAGAAAAGCCTTGGGGCAAGGAGAAATTCCCATTTGACAAAGCGCGGCGCCTCCTCTATATTTGATGTAGCAGATATTCAGGGGGAGGTACGTCATGAAGCATCATTACAGCACGATCTTTTGGTCGCTTGTGAGCAATCCGAGGGCTAAAGAAATTTCTCCCACCTTTCGATATACTCAATGAAACGGTATATTTTCTCGTGAAGAATCAATGCTATCTTACATTCTCGAAAGGAGCTGGCCACCATGCCAACGATATATTCCATGACGCAGGCGAACTACGGCATGTACCGCTTCGCACAGAAGAGCGGCTACTCGCTTTTCGGCGGAATGGGCACTGCGGGTAATTCGCTTTTTGGAACGCAGTCTTCCCGTGCTTCCAAGGGGCTTCCCTCGCTCTTAAACTCGCAGGGCTTCGGCTCGAACGCCTACGCCCTGATGAACCTCAAGGCGAACACGCGCGCCGTACTGAAGTCTTACCACGAAGCCTCCGACGGCTTCTACAAGACGTTCGATACAGCGATGAACTCTCTTTCCAAAACGTCTGCCGCACTCAAGAACACGAACTTCAACGTCACGGGCGCGACCGAGGCGGACACGCAGAAGAACACGGAAGCCGTACTCAAGAACGTCAAAGACTTCGTTTCCGATTACAACGACACGATCAAGATGTTCGGCGACTACTCCGACGTCTCAAGCCGCGCTTCGGGCATGGAAAAGCTCTTCGGCGACGCTTCGTACAAGGCGGACACCCTGCGCCAAGTCGGCATCACGGTGAATTCGGCGTCGGGCACGCTCTCCGTCAATGACGCGGCGCTGACGAAGGCGCTCAAAGAAGAGCCGAACCGCGTCGAGAACATCCTCGGCAAGAACGGCCTTGCGGGTGCAACGGAAAAGAAGGTCGACTTCGCCAAGACGCAGCGCGACAAGATCTTCCCGTCGGCACAGCAGATGCTCGGTCCCAACTACCAGCGCGCGCTCGCCTATACATCGGCAGGCTCCTTGACGAGCATGAATTCCTATGCCAATGTCGGAACGCTGCTGTCGATGTTCTTCTGAAGCCTCTCTTAATACAAAACGATACCAAAAACGGTCGGAGCTTTTGAGCTCCGACCGTTTTTTTACCATGAAACCCCAAGAAGTCAAGCCCGAAGGGCGCAGACTGATTGGGTAACTTTCATTAAGGACGGCGCACAATGTCCACGAAGTGGACGTTTGTGCGTGTAGTTTACTATGAAATTCCCAGTGGTCACGCCCATGCCGTTATTTCATCAGCTCTCCTCCCGCCGTTTCGAGGATCTTGTCTGACGTGCCTACCATATCGTTCGGCATCCATACGCCCTTGGAGCTGTCATAGGTGCATTCCACCTGGATCGTCTTCGTGCCCTTCGGCTGGAGACCCTCGATCGCCTTTGCGAAGTTCTTCATAAACGCGTCCATGAGCGTATCCAACTCCGCATCTTTCGCAGCGCCAGCCTGCGTCTCTTCCGCAATCTTATCCATATCGATCGAGCTTGCGTCGATCGTATCGATCGTCAATTCGACCTTCGCCTTGTCGTCCTTCTTTTCCAGCGTCTTTGCCTTCACATTGCATTTTTTCAGCACATTGAGGCAAGCCTCGCCGATCTGCTGCGCCTGATCGTTCGTGAAAAGTCCGCCTGAAGCAGCCTTGAAAGCCGTGACGAAGGATTTCATGAAGTTACTGCGGACTTCCCCTTCCTTGATGCCGAACTTCTCCATGCCGGCCTTGTCTTCCTGGAGGAGCGCCTTGCCGAGGGATTCCATACTGACTTCCGGCTCTTCCTTCTGTCCACAGCCTGCGATGAGAAGGGTGACGAGGAGGATGCCGAGGAGGGCGGTGAAGGACTTCCAAACGGATTTTTTCATATCTTGCGTTCTCCTTTCGTTGACAAAAACATAGCGGGGAAAAGCCTTGCCTTTCCCCGCCGCAAAACAAACCTTACTTCATCTCCACGAGGGGTTTGCCCGTCATTTCGGGCGGGATGTCGAGTCCTGCGAGCGTCAGGAGCGTCGGTGCGATGTCGCATAGTGCGCCGTCATGCGCCTTCTTCACGCGGTCGGACACGCATATAAACGGCACGGGATTCGTCGTATGCGCCGTGAAGGGCTGCCCTGTCGCGTGGTCGACCATGCGGTCGGCGTTGCCGTGATCGGCGATGATGCAAACTTCGCCGCCCATCTTCTGCGCCGCCTCGACGAAGCGGCCGACGCAGGCATCGACCGTCTCGACCGCCTTGACGGCGGCTTCCATGACGCCCGTATGACCGACCATGTCGCCGTTCGCGTAGTTCAGGATGATGAAGTCGTACTTGCCCGACTCGATGGCGGCGACGACCTTGTCCGTGACTTCGAGTGCGCTCATCTCGGGCTGCAGATCGTACGTCGCGACCTTCGGCGAGGGAACGAGGATGCGGTCCTCGCCCTTGTACGGCTCTTCGACGCCGCCGTTGAAGAAGAACGTGACGTGCGCGTACTTCTCCGTCTCGGCGATACGAAGCTGCGTCATGCCCTTCTGCTCGATGATCGAGCCGAGCGTATTCTTGATGCTCTCGGGCGGGTAGGCGATTTCGACGTTCATGCCTTCCTCGTACTGCGTCATCGTCGTGAACGCGAGATCAAGCCCTTCGACGCGCGGGAAGCCGTCGAACTTCGTGTCGG is from Selenomonas sputigena ATCC 35185 and encodes:
- the rpsR gene encoding 30S ribosomal protein S18, with the protein product MIRRDRGRRSRRKVCTFCVDKVDVIDYKDVAKLRRFITERGKILPRRISGNCAKHQRQVTLAIKRARNIALLPFTAE
- the rpsF gene encoding 30S ribosomal protein S6, which codes for MRKYEVIFIVKPMEEEATNAVIEKFVKLIQTNGGMIDKEDRWGKKRLVYEIKDYTDGYYCLLNVTAEPACMKECDRVMKITDDLLKHMIVRAEELIAAGEKAAAEPEAGEAE
- the fliD gene encoding flagellar filament capping protein FliD yields the protein MPTIYSMTQANYGMYRFAQKSGYSLFGGMGTAGNSLFGTQSSRASKGLPSLLNSQGFGSNAYALMNLKANTRAVLKSYHEASDGFYKTFDTAMNSLSKTSAALKNTNFNVTGATEADTQKNTEAVLKNVKDFVSDYNDTIKMFGDYSDVSSRASGMEKLFGDASYKADTLRQVGITVNSASGTLSVNDAALTKALKEEPNRVENILGKNGLAGATEKKVDFAKTQRDKIFPSAQQMLGPNYQRALAYTSAGSLTSMNSYANVGTLLSMFF
- a CDS encoding single-stranded DNA-binding protein, encoding MNKVLLTGNLARDPEVRYTQSGKAVASFSLAVNRRFGKANDGQQPSADFISIVAWEKLAEFCGNYLTKGSRILVEGRLQARSYDAQDGSKRYVTEVVANDIEFAGSRPQGAGAPGTPMQSSAPSHQPPAGQESFGPSIPDEEIPF